The DNA region CCGTCAACGTCGGGGTCCTTCAGCAGGACGTCCAGGCAGCGGTCGAAGACCCACATGTCCGCCTCGGGCGTACCGGCGAGGTCGACCGGGTTCTTGATCGGGCAATGCGGCATGAGGATCTCACGCAGCTTTTCCTGGCTGGCCGCGGAGAGCACCGGCGCTTCGAGGTTGTACTTTTCCGCAAAGTCGGTGGCCATGACGCCGTGGCCGCCGCCGTCGGTCAGGACGGCGATGCGCTTGCCCTTGGCGGGCTTGCACTTGGAGAAAGCCTCGGCGGCGTCCAGAAGCTGGCCCGGGCTGTCCACCCGGACGATTCCGGCCTGCCTGAGCGCGGCGTCGAACACCTTTTCACTGCCCGCGAGGGAGCCGGTGTGGGATGCGGCAGCCCGGGCGCCGGCGGCGCTGCGGCCGATCTTGATGGCTGCGATGGGCAGCTTGGCGGCAGTCTTCTGGGCGGCCTCGATGAATTTGCGTCCGTCCTCCTCGCTCTCCACGCGGAGACCTTCCATGTACAGAAGGAGAACCTTGGTGTTGTCGTCGGCTTCGACGTACTCGACGAAGTCGTGGAACCGCATGTCCATCTGGTTGCCGATGGTGGCCCAGCAGTTGTAGCCGAGGTTCCGGGACTTGGCGTTGAAGTTGATGTCGATGCCGAAGTTGCCGCTCTGGAGGACCAGGCTCATGGGGCCGGGAGCCAGGTCGATGATGCTGGCGTTCATGTTCTTGGCGGCGCTGTAGGTGCCCATGCAGTTCGGACCCTGCACGCGCATGTTGCCCTTGCGGGCGATCTCGAGCATCTTGCGCTCGAGTTCCTTGCCCTCCGGACCGGTTTCGCCGAAGCCGGTGGAAACCACGATGGCGCACTTGACGCCCTTCTCGACGCACTGCTCCATGACGGGCAGGATGTGCGCGGGAGCGATGGCGATGATGGCCAGATCAACTTCGCCCGGAACGGCGGTGATATCGGGATAGGTGGTATGCCCGAAGAGCTCGCCGCCGGAACGGGAGATCAGGTAGACGTCCCCGTCGAAGCCGTTTTCGATCAGGCTTTTGGCCGTCCAGTATCCGTACTTCTTGGGGTTGGAAGAAGCACCGATGAGGGCGACGCTTTTGGGTTGAAAAAGGGGAACCAGATCACTCATGGAGAAACTCCTTATCGAATCCGTCCCGGGCGAGGCCCGGGACGGAAGGCTTAACTATTCGACGACGACGCCGATGGCAACGTCAGGGCACACTATGCCGCAGATATCACAGAGAACGCACTTTTCGGGGTTCTTCTGGTAGACGTAGTTGTATCCCTGGGCGTTGATCGTGGACCCGAGGGCCAGGACTTCCTTGGGGCAGTTGTCCACGCAAAGCCCGCAGGCCTTGCAGCGGCGGGCATCAATGACATGACGCTTCTCACTCATTGTCCATCTCCTTTTTCACGGCGTCATAGCCGGTGCGCAGCGCGTTGATGTTCAGGTCCACCAACTGGGGCTTCTTCGAACCCATGGTTTCCCTGACCACTTCCTCGACGGTCTCCAACTTCAGCAGGCCGGTTCCGGCGAGCACGCCGCCCAGCATGACCATGTTGGCGCAGCGCACGGTGCCGAGTTCCACAGCGGTGTCGGACACGGGCAGCAAGATCTGATCGAAGCCGTCGACTTCGGAGGGCTGCTCCACCATCGAGCTATTGGTGAAGAGCTTGCCGCCGGGGACCACGCCCTCCAGGCAATTGCCGTAGATGGACTGGCTGAGGGCCACGGCGATGTCCGCGTCATTCTCGACGATGGGGCTTCCGATGGCCTCGTCGGAGACGATCACGAAGGCCGTGGAGTCGCCGCCGCGCTGCTCGATACCGTAAGTCTGGGTCATGACGACCTTCAGATTCTCCTTGATGGCGCCGAGGCAGACCATCTTCGCCATGAGCGCGGAGCCCTGACCGCCCGATCCGGAAAACATGCATTTACGCAACATCGTTCTGCTCCGTTTCGTCTTTGAAGACCTGAGGTTGGAAGTAATCAGTCATCTCGTTTCCGCACCGCGCGTAGGAATCCTTGACCTTCATCTTGAGGCCGGTCGGGCAGGGAACGATGATTTCCACGAAAGCGTAGCCGAGACCCTTGATCTGGCATTCGAACGCCTTCTGGATGCTCTTCTTGGCCTTGCGGATTGCCTTGGGAGTCGCGACGGACTCTCTGGCCAGGTACTTCACGCCGGGCATGGCGCGCATCATCTCGGGCACCAGGAGCGGGTAGCCCTGATGGGGAACCTGGCGGCCGCCGACCGTGGTGGTCGTGACCTGGCCCTCAAGGGTGGTGGGGGACATCTGTCCGCCGGTCATGCCGAATACGGTGTTGTTCACCATAATAGTAGTAATGGGCATTCCCTTGTTGGCGGCGTGCAGGAGATCGCCGAGGCCGATGGCGCAGGTGTCGCCGTCACCGGCGTAGGTGAAGACGATGTTGTCCGGCCGGGCCAGCTTGTAGCCGATGGCGAACGAGGGGGAACGGCCGTGGGTCGCCTCGATGGCGTCGATATCCATGTAGTGGTGGGAGAAGCCGCCGCAGCCGATGCCGACGATGGAAACGGTCCTCTCCATGATGCCCAGGTTCTCGATGGCCTCGGCGACCAGACGGGTCACCGTGCCGTGTCCGCAACCGGGACAGTAGCTGGTCAGCTTGTCCAGGTTTAACGTCTTTCCGTATTTGGAGCTGAGATTTTCCATTTGGTTATTCCCCCAGAATGCGGTTTGCTTCGGCAATCATCTCTGCCAGGGTGTTCATCGGCATGTCGCCGCCGGTCTTGCCGAGGAAATGAACCGGCATCCGGCCGTTCACGGACAGGCGGACGTCGTCGATCATCTGACCATGGTTCATTTCGACCACCAGGATGTTCTTCACGGAATCGGGAAGAGCGGTGAAGGCGCGCTCCGGGAACGGCCACAGGGAGATGGGA from Desulfovibrio sp. Fe33 includes:
- a CDS encoding acetate--CoA ligase family protein, producing MSDLVPLFQPKSVALIGASSNPKKYGYWTAKSLIENGFDGDVYLISRSGGELFGHTTYPDITAVPGEVDLAIIAIAPAHILPVMEQCVEKGVKCAIVVSTGFGETGPEGKELERKMLEIARKGNMRVQGPNCMGTYSAAKNMNASIIDLAPGPMSLVLQSGNFGIDINFNAKSRNLGYNCWATIGNQMDMRFHDFVEYVEADDNTKVLLLYMEGLRVESEEDGRKFIEAAQKTAAKLPIAAIKIGRSAAGARAAASHTGSLAGSEKVFDAALRQAGIVRVDSPGQLLDAAEAFSKCKPAKGKRIAVLTDGGGHGVMATDFAEKYNLEAPVLSAASQEKLREILMPHCPIKNPVDLAGTPEADMWVFDRCLDVLLKDPDVDGIIIVGLYGGYADLSEEFRSLEMDVAKSMVDKIAAGDKPVVMHSIYWPQHPECLEYISENGVPVFGDVDAAVRTMGILSQYSDIKKSLKEEADKELPDMPADRKEQAAAILDAVKASGRTNLVETEARNVLRCYGLDIAEDYLATTADEAAEFYGKLGGKVVMKIVSPDILHKTDAGGVALNIDSAEKARETYEQLVRNGRTYKADADIFGVMMTSMLPGGVECIIGSSHDNTFGPTVMFGLGGIFVEILKDVAFRVAPVNMPSCRSMIREIKGLGMLQGARGTKPRDLEALAETVCIISQLVNELREIAEVDLNPVFALEKGLSIADARIILHG
- a CDS encoding thiamine pyrophosphate-dependent enzyme — encoded protein: MENLSSKYGKTLNLDKLTSYCPGCGHGTVTRLVAEAIENLGIMERTVSIVGIGCGGFSHHYMDIDAIEATHGRSPSFAIGYKLARPDNIVFTYAGDGDTCAIGLGDLLHAANKGMPITTIMVNNTVFGMTGGQMSPTTLEGQVTTTTVGGRQVPHQGYPLLVPEMMRAMPGVKYLARESVATPKAIRKAKKSIQKAFECQIKGLGYAFVEIIVPCPTGLKMKVKDSYARCGNEMTDYFQPQVFKDETEQNDVA
- a CDS encoding 2-oxoacid:acceptor oxidoreductase family protein produces the protein MLRKCMFSGSGGQGSALMAKMVCLGAIKENLKVVMTQTYGIEQRGGDSTAFVIVSDEAIGSPIVENDADIAVALSQSIYGNCLEGVVPGGKLFTNSSMVEQPSEVDGFDQILLPVSDTAVELGTVRCANMVMLGGVLAGTGLLKLETVEEVVRETMGSKKPQLVDLNINALRTGYDAVKKEMDNE
- a CDS encoding 4Fe-4S binding protein, which produces MSEKRHVIDARRCKACGLCVDNCPKEVLALGSTINAQGYNYVYQKNPEKCVLCDICGIVCPDVAIGVVVE